A genomic stretch from Oreochromis niloticus isolate F11D_XX linkage group LG11, O_niloticus_UMD_NMBU, whole genome shotgun sequence includes:
- the LOC109204254 gene encoding putative uncharacterized protein DDB_G0289963 has product MNGRGDESQNNRNGRQVNPENLPSGDQEPAYEPVYEAAYEPVGGFWGLLNSLHRALYNIYFSRLNELLDELEEQYDVFDIDNLNDGNVNNVNINNINVRDNNANVDNNELDDDHNDVVVDIENDDSDEAFEDCEDVHQYIPEEDPQPGVSRRRPREMDEEDLEPNKRFRWSEEFSDDDSDFISACDTDSEGCPHAGNIADEDINQQVPEEEQLPVGSTKRSRKEDGDEEEPNSKKSRLANSESSSDELFEDALEELDNHETGGSRKRSREDFEEEEENSHVCKFRRCSDESTSTSDDN; this is encoded by the exons ATGAATGGAAGAGGAGATGAATCACAAAATAACCGTAATG GCCGACAGGTTAACCCAGAAAATCTTCCAAGTGGAGATCAGGAACCAGCTTATGAACCAGTTTATGAAGCAGCTTATGAACCTGTTGGTGGATTCTGGGGTTTACTGAACAGTCTTCATCGTGCTCTCTATAATATCTATTTTTCGAGGCTGAATGAGCTGTTAGATGAATTAGAGGAACAATATGATGTCTTTGACATTGATAATCTCAATGACGGCAATGTTAACAATGTAAACATTAACAATATTAATGTGAGAGACAATAATGCCAATGTTGACAACAATGAACTGGATGATGATCATAATGATGTTGTTGTCGACATTGAAAATGATGATTCTGATGAGGCATTTGAAGACTGTGAGGATGTTCACCAGTACATCCCAGAAGAGGATCCTCAGCCAGGTGTATCCAGGAGGAGGCCTAGAGAGATGGATGAAGAAGATCTGGAACCAAACAAAAGATTCAGATGGAGCGAGGAGTTTTCTGATGACGACTCTGACTTCATCTCTGCCTGTGACACTGATAGCGAGGGCTGTCCTCATGCTGGTAATATTGCTGATGAGGACATCAATCAGCAGGTACCAGAAGAAGAACAGCTGCCTGTTGGATCCACGAAAAGGTCCAGAAAGGAAGATGGAGATGAAGAAGAGCCTAATAGCAAAAAGTCCAGGCTTGCAAACTCCGAGAGCAGTAGTGATGAACTTTTTGAAGACGCACTTGAAGAGCTTGACAACCATGAAACTGGAGGCTCGAGGAAGCGGTCCCGAGAGGATtttgaggaagaagaggaaaactCGCATGTTTGCAAATTTCGGAGGTGTTCAGATGAGTCCACCAGCACCAGTGATGACAACTAA
- the LOC100534415 gene encoding hepcidin isoform X3 has protein sequence MKTFSVAVAVAVVLTFICVQQSSAVPVTEQELEEPMSMDYPAAAHEEASVDSWKMLYNSRHKRGIKCRFCCGCCTPGICGVCCRF, from the exons ATGAAGACGTTCAGTGTTGCAGTTGCAGTGGCCGTCGTGCTCACATTCATCTGTGTTCAGCAGAGCTCTGCTGTCCCAGTCACTGAA CAGGAGCTGGAGGAGCCAATGAGCATGGACTatccagcagcagcacatgAGGAGGCATCAGTGGACTCATGGAAG ATGCTGTATAACAGCAGACACAAGCGTGGCATCAAGTGTCGCTTTTGCTGTGGCTGCTGCACCCCCGGTATCTGTGGAGTTTGCTGCAGGTTCTGA
- the LOC100534415 gene encoding hepcidin isoform X1, which translates to MKTFSVAVAVAVVLTFICVQQSSAVPVTEQEQELEEPMSMDYPAAAHEEASVDSWKMLYNSRHKRGIKCRFCCGCCTPGICGVCCRF; encoded by the exons ATGAAGACGTTCAGTGTTGCAGTTGCAGTGGCCGTCGTGCTCACATTCATCTGTGTTCAGCAGAGCTCTGCTGTCCCAGTCACTGAA CAGGAGCAGGAGCTGGAGGAGCCAATGAGCATGGACTatccagcagcagcacatgAGGAGGCATCAGTGGACTCATGGAAG ATGCTGTATAACAGCAGACACAAGCGTGGCATCAAGTGTCGCTTTTGCTGTGGCTGCTGCACCCCCGGTATCTGTGGAGTTTGCTGCAGGTTCTGA
- the LOC100534415 gene encoding hepcidin isoform X2 — protein sequence MKTFSVAVAVAVVLTFICVQQSSAVPVTEEQELEEPMSMDYPAAAHEEASVDSWKMLYNSRHKRGIKCRFCCGCCTPGICGVCCRF from the exons ATGAAGACGTTCAGTGTTGCAGTTGCAGTGGCCGTCGTGCTCACATTCATCTGTGTTCAGCAGAGCTCTGCTGTCCCAGTCACTGAA GAGCAGGAGCTGGAGGAGCCAATGAGCATGGACTatccagcagcagcacatgAGGAGGCATCAGTGGACTCATGGAAG ATGCTGTATAACAGCAGACACAAGCGTGGCATCAAGTGTCGCTTTTGCTGTGGCTGCTGCACCCCCGGTATCTGTGGAGTTTGCTGCAGGTTCTGA
- the LOC100534415 gene encoding hepcidin isoform X4, producing the protein MKTFSVAVAVAVVLTFICVQQSSAVPVTEELEEPMSMDYPAAAHEEASVDSWKMLYNSRHKRGIKCRFCCGCCTPGICGVCCRF; encoded by the exons ATGAAGACGTTCAGTGTTGCAGTTGCAGTGGCCGTCGTGCTCACATTCATCTGTGTTCAGCAGAGCTCTGCTGTCCCAGTCACTGAA GAGCTGGAGGAGCCAATGAGCATGGACTatccagcagcagcacatgAGGAGGCATCAGTGGACTCATGGAAG ATGCTGTATAACAGCAGACACAAGCGTGGCATCAAGTGTCGCTTTTGCTGTGGCTGCTGCACCCCCGGTATCTGTGGAGTTTGCTGCAGGTTCTGA
- the LOC100697183 gene encoding uncharacterized protein LOC100697183: protein MKTFSAAVAVAVVLTFICVQQSSAVPVTELEEPMSMDYPAAAPEQILVDSWKKLYNTIHRPGIKCRFCCGCCTPGICGICCSKLLKMKTFTAAVIVAVALTICIEGNAAFPFTAVEDVEEEKSTDDPAATQEETSVETWMMPFDIGENGDASPVRCRHCCDCCLLSGCGICCQ, encoded by the exons ATGAAGACGTTCAGTGCTGCAGTTGCAGTGGCCGTCGTGCTCACATTCATCTGTGTTCAGCAGAGCTCTGCTGTCCCAGTCACTGAA CTGGAGGAGCCAATGAGCATGGACTATCCAGCAGCAGCACCTGAGCAGATATTAGTGGACTCATGGAAG AAGTTGTATAACACCATACACAGGCCTGGCATCAAGTGTCGCTTTTGCTGTGGCTGCTGCACCCCCGGTATCTGTGGAATTTGCTGCAG TAAActgctgaaaatgaaaacattcacGGCTGCAGTCATCGTGGCTGTCGCACTAACTATTTGCATTGAGGGGAACGCTGCCTTCCCATTCACAGCA GTGGAAGACGTAGAGGAAGAAAAGAGCACTGATGATCCTGCTGCAACGCAAGAAGAGACGTCAGTAGAAACATGGATG ATGCCGTTTGACATCGGGGAGAATGGCGATGCTAGCCCCGTCAGATGCCGTCATTGCTGCGACTGCTGCCTGCTCAGTGGCTGTGGCATATGTTGCCAGTGA